The Terrirubrum flagellatum nucleotide sequence CGCCGCGATCTGTCACGGCCCGTGGCTGCTGATCGATTCCGGCATCGCGAAAGGTCGCAAGGTGACCTCGTTCAAGACCGTCAAAACCGATCTCATGAACGCCGGCGCCGAGTGGGAGGATTCGAAGGTGGTCACCGACAAGGGCGTCGTCACCTCGCGCACGCCGGATGATCTCACCGCCTTCGTCGCGAAGATCATCGAGGAGGTGAACGAGGGCAAGCATACGGACCGGAAAGCTGCGTAGAGCCTCTCTTCTTCCAGATGTCATGCCCGGGCTTGACCCGGGCATCCAGCGCTCGCGGCGACACTGGATCGCCGGGTCAAGCCCGGCGATGACAACTGGAGAGAAGCATGAAGGAAATCTCCCGCACCGCACCATCACGCCAACTGATGCTTGCCATGATTTGTTGGCGGCAGACGCTTCAGCCAAGGGCCACTAGAACAGCGGTTCGTTCTCTTTCCGACTGCTACGCCTCGTGAATTATTCCCCGCCGCATTCCCCGCTTGCCCAGACCGAATCGACCTACGCCTGGATGCGCCTCGGCGCCGCGCTTCTCGTCGGCACCATCGCCTGCGTCGGCAACTGGTCGATCGTCGTTGCGTTGCCGACGGTGCAGCAGGAATTCGGCGTCGCGCGCGCCGGCGCCACGCTGCCCTACACCTTCGTCATGATCGGCTTCGGCCTCGGTGGCGTCGCCATGGGCCGCATCGCCGACCGCTTCAACACCATGCTGCCGATCCTCATCGGCGCCGTCAGCCTCTGCCTCGGTTATGTCGCCGCCGGCGCGTCGCAGAATCTCTGGCAGTTCACGGCGGCGCATGCGCTGCTCGGCCTCGGCGCCTCGGCCGGCTTCGCGCCGCTCATGGCCGACGTGTCGCACTGGTTCACGCGGCGGCGCGGGCTTGCGGTGGTGATCGCCGCCTGCGGCTCCTATCTCGCCGGCGCGATCTGGCCGCTGATCATCCAGCATTTCATCGATACGCAGGGCTGGCGCTGGACGCATGTAGCGCTCGGCTTGTTCGCCGCCGCGACGCTTGCGCCGCTGTCGCTCATGTTTCGACCCGCGGCTCCGCATCACACGGATGCGCCGTCAGGCGCGCCGGCCGCGATGCGCGGCGATCTGAAACTCTCGCCGAACGCGCTGATGGCGCTGCTCGTCGTCGCCGGCTTTTCCTGCTGCGTCGCCATGTCGATGCCGCAGGTGCATATCGTCGCCTATTGCGGCGATTTGGGTTACGGCGTCGCGCGCGGCGCGGAGATGCTGTCGCTGATGCTTGGCCTCGGCATCGTCAGCCGCGTCGCATCGGGCGTGGTGTCGGACCGCATCGGCGGCGTGAGGACGCTGCTGATCGGCTCGGTGATGCAGGGCGTCGCGCTCGCGCTTTATCTCTTCTTCAACGGGCTGACGTCGCTCTACGCCATCTCCGCCATCTTCGGCCTGTTCCAGGGCGGCATCGTGCCGATGTACGCCGTGATCATCCGCGAATATCTGCCGCCGCGCGAAGCCGGCGTGCGCATCGGCTTCGTCATGATGGCGACCATCTTCGGCATGGCGTTCGGCGGATATTTGTCAGGCCTGATCTTCGACCTGACATCGTCCTACCGCATGGCGTTCCTCAATGGACTCGCCTGGAACATGCTGAACCTTGCGCTCGCCGCTTTTCTGATGTTGCGGCCGAAAATGACGGCGAGCGCCTGAGAGAAGTTTACGCGCGCGCAGCGAGGAAAGTTGGTCGACGCGAATGGATCGCCATCACGGCGAGCGCGCCGATCACGGTGAGATGCTCCATCACGAAGAAGAATTCGAGCGTCTTCATCGGCTCCTGCATCTCCCAGAAGCGATGGGCGATCGGGATCGTCAGCACCGTGAAGGTCGCCAGCATGCCGCAGCCGAGCCAGGCGAAGCGGTTGAAAATGATCAGCGCGGCGCCGAGCAACTGCGTCGCGATGGTCGCGATGGCGAAGGCGGCCGGCGGGTTCAATCCGAAATGCGCCATCTCGGCCTCAGCGCCGGCGAAGTCGGTCAGCTTCGCAATGCCGCTCGCCCAGAAGATGAAGGTCAGCGCGGTGCGGGCGAGAATGCCGAAGGCGGTGGAATCAAGCAGCTTCACGAGAATGGGGGGCATTGAAGTCTCGGTTGAAAATCCGGAGTTGGGAGCCGCGGCGGATAGGCGCCTGCGCCCGCGCCTACTGTGCGCGCCCGCACTTGACGGCGACGCGCGGCGTCTGCGTCGGACTCGTTAACCGTCGGCCCCGCGCGAAGGATTTCGTAAACTTCGATTCAAGTCCGAACTTTCCGGAACGCCCCGGCCGACCGCATGTTGAGCAGGCTTCGGGGTCGACGTCATGCATATTTTTCATCGCGCGATGGCGCGCCGCGCGGCGCTTGTCATCAGCCTGCTCGCGCTGGCGCTCGGTTTCACGGCGGCGCGCGCCCACGCCCGCGAATTCGTCGCGGCGCCCGAACTCGCCGCCTATCCCGCAGGCTCCATCGTCATCCGCACCGGGGAGCGCCGGCTGTACTATGTCACCGGCCGCGGCGAGGCGATTCGCTATCCCGTGGCGGTGGGCGCCGCCGGCCGCCAGTGGCAGGGCGTCAAATATGTCGAGGAGCTGGCGGTCGAGCCGGCCTGGGCGCCGCCGGAGGCGCTGCTGCGCGCCAAGCCGAATACACCGCACTACATCCCGCCCGGGCCGCGCAACCCCATGGGCGCCCGCGTCATCGGGCTGGGGCCGGGCGGCGAATACGCCATCCACGGCACCAACGATCCCTCGAGCATCGGCCGATTCGTCTCCTTCGGCTGCATCCGCATGTTCAACGAGGATGTCATCGACCTCTACGCCCGCGTCCGCATGGGCACGCAGGTCGTCGTCACGCGCTAGCTCGGCGATTCGCTATGAGGCCATCGGAAAACGTTATCTCTTTCTGAGGGCTTTGAGGGGTTCGGCGCAGCGCTGCGATGCGTTATTGCGACGCCATATCCGCATTTCGCGATTGATTTCAGATTGATCAGCGACGAAGGTGCGCGCCGCGCGCGAAGCGGCGGCCACGACCGCGACTGCGCCCGAGGACAGTCCGGGGATAGAAATGACCGAGAAGAAGAAGCGCCGCATCAAGCCATCGCAGCTGCGCTCCAAGGCCTGGTTCGACAATCCTGACAACGCCGACATGACCGCGCTCTATATCGAGCGCACCATGAATTTCGGCCTGTCGCGGGAGGAGCTGCAATCAGGCCGGCCGATCATCGGCATCGCCCAGACCGGCTCCGACATCGCCCCCTGCAACCGGCATCATATCGAACTGGCCTCGCGCGTGCGCGACGGCATCCGCGAAGCCGGGGGCGTGCCGTTCGAATTCCCGATCCATCCGATCCAGGAAACCTGCAAGCGGCCGACCGCGAGCCTCGACCGCAACCTGCAATATCTCTCGCTGGTCGAGATCCTCTACGGTTATCCCATCGACGGCGTGGTGCTGACCACGGGCTGCGACAAGACCACGCCGGCGCAGATCATGGCGGCGGCGACGGTGAATATCCCCGCTATCGCTCTCTCTGGCGGGCCGATGCTGAACGGCGATTTCCGCGGCGAGCGCACGGGCTCGGGCACGATCGTGTGGAAGGCGCGCCAGATGATGGCGGCCGGCGAGATCGACTATAAAGGCTTCGTCGATCTCGTGGCGTCGTCGGCGCCATCCGCCGGCCATTGCAACACCATGGGCACGGCCTCGACGATGAATTCGCTGGCCGAGGCGCTCGGCATGACGCTGCCGGGCTGCGCGGCCATCCCCGCCCCCTATCGCGACCGCTATGAGATCTCCTATCTCACGGGCAAGCGCATCGTCGACATGGTGTGGGAGGATCTGAAGCCATCCGACATCCTGACCCGCGACGCGTTCGAGAACGCGATCGCGGTCAATTCCGCCATCGGCGGTTCGACCAACGCGCCGATCCATCTCAACGCCATCGCCAGGCATATCGGCGTCGAGCTCAACAACGATGATTGGGAGAAGATCGGCTACGATCTGCCGCTGCTCGTCAATCTGCAGCCGGCCGGCGAATATCTCGGCGAGGATTATTATCGCGCCGGCGGCGTGCCGGCTGTCGTCAATGAGTTGATCAAGGCCGGCAAGATCAATGATCGCGCCGTCACCGTGAACGGCAAGACGCTGCACGAAAACTGCAAGGGCTGGGAGAGCATCAACGAGAAGGTGATCCTGCCCTTCAAGAAGCCGATGAAGACGAAGGCCGGCTTCCTCAATCTCAAGGGCAATCTGTTTGATTCCGCGATCATGAAGACGAGCGTGATCACGGAGGAGTTCCGCAAGCGCTATCTTGAAAATCCCAAGGACCCGATGGCGTTCGAGGGCAAGGCGATCGTGTTCGACGGCCCCGAGGATTATCACCACCGCATCGACGATCCTGAATTGAAGATCGACGCGCATACGGTGCTGTTCATCCGCGGCGTCGGCCCGATCGGCTATCCCGGCGCGGCGGAGGTGGTGAACATGCGGCCGCCGGCCTATCTCATCAAGAAGGGCGTGACCGCGCTGCCCTGCATCGGCGACGGCCGCCAGTCCGGCACGTCGGGCTCGCCCTCGATCCTCAACGCGTCGCCCGAAGCGGCGACGGGCGGCGGCCTTGCGCTTCTGAAGACGGGCGACAAGGTCCGCATCGATCTGAAGAAGCGCACGGCCGACATCCTCATCAGCAATGAGGAATTGGAAAAGCGCCGCGCCGAGTTCAAAAAGAACGGCTACAAATATCCCGCCAGCCAGACGCCATGGCAGGAGATCCAGCGCGGCATGGTCGATGAATTGTCGAACGGCATGGTGCTCAAGCCAGCGGTCAAATATCAACGCATCGCGCAGAAGCCGGGCGCGAAGGGCGCTCGCGTCGGCGTGCCGCGCGATAATCACTGAGCGGGAGGCGAAAAGGCGGGATTCGGTTTTCGCGCCAATCCCGCTCCAACCTTTGGAATCGATCGCGTTCGTGATTTTGGAGTGATTCAATCCAAAGTCGTCGCGATCTGGAAGGAGTCGCGCATGGTCTTCTCGCCGCAAGTCGAGGCTTTTCGCGAGCTGCATCGCGCAGGCTGTTTCGTCATGCCGAATCCCTGGGATATCGGCACGGCGCGTTATCTGCGCGCGCAAGGGTTCAAGGCGCTGGCGACGACGAGCGCGGGCTTCGCCTTCACGTTGGGGCGGGCCGACCAGGATGTCGGCGCCGAACTGATGCTGCCGCATATCGGGGAGATCGTGCGCGCGGCTTCCGATCTGCCGGTCAATGCGGATTTCGAGAATGGCTACGCCGACGCGCCGGAAGGCGTGGCGGAGAATGTGCGCCGCTGCGTCGCGACCGGCGTCGCCGGCCTCTCGATCGAGGATGCGACGGGCCGCAGCGACCAGCCGCTCTATGATCTCTCGCTCGCGGTCGAACGCGTACAGGCCGCGCGCGAGGCGATCGACCAGACGAAATCGGGCGTGATGTTGACGGCGCGCGCGGAATGCTTCCTCACCGGACATGAGACGCCGCTGAAGGAATCCGTGCGCCGCATCGCGGCCTATGCGGACGCAGGCGCCGATGTGCTTTATGCGCCGGGACCGAAGACGATCGCCGACATGAAGGAGATCGTCGCCGCCGCGAAGGGCAGACCGGTGAACATCCTCGTTCATGGCGATTTCGGATTGAGCGTCGACGAGATCGCCGCCGCCGGCGCCCGGCGCATCTCGATTGGCGGCGCCTTGGCGCGCGCGGCCTGGGCGGCGTTCATGACGGCGACCGCGACGATTGCGAAAGAGGGCCGCTTCACCGGCTTCGCCAACAATGGCGGCAGCGCGCCGCTGACGGCGTTCCTGCGCGCCGATTTCAGGGAGCGCGGCGGCGCATGACGGCCGATCTTTCGAAATGGACGACGCGTCCGCGTCCCGAGCGCGTCGTTCTCGAAGGCCGCTACGCGAGACTCGAGCCGCTTGATCCGATAAAGCATGGCGATGATCTGTTCGCGGCGTCGGCCGCGCTAGGCGCCGATGATCGCTTCCGCTATCTCTTCGACGAGCCGCCGGCCTCGCGCGAGGAGATGCAGCCTTGGCTTGAAAAGGTCGCGGCGTCCGCTGATCCGTTGTTCTTCGCCGTGATCGACACATCGACGGGCAAGGCGGGCGGACGCCAGACTTTGATGCGCATCGATCCCGCCCATGGCGTGATCGAGATCGGCAACATCCTCTGGGGGCCCGACGTCGCGCGCACGCGCATCGCGACCGAAGCGCTATTTTTGTTCGCGCAATATTCCTTCGATGTGCTCGGCTATCGCCGCTTCGAGTGGAAATGCAACAACGCCAACGAGCCGTCGAAACGCGCGGCGCTGCGTTTCGGCTTCATCTATGAAGGCCTGTTCCGCCAGCACATGGTGGTGAAGGGCCGCAATCGCGACACTGCCTGGTACTCGATCACGGATGCGGAATGGCCGGCGTTGAAAGGCGCCTATGAGCGTTGGCTCGCGCCGGAGAATTTCGACGCCGAGGGCCGGCAGCGCGTCAGCCTGCCGAACATGATCGCGGACGCGCGCATGGCGGGGCTCGCATCGCTGCGCCGCGCCACCCCTGCGGACCGCGCGAAGGTTGAGGAGTTGCAGCGCGATTCCTACGCGAAGAACGCCACGATTCTCGGCGTGACGCCGCTGCCTTTGTGCGCCGATTACGGCGTGATCATGCATCAATGCGAAGTGTGGCTCGCCGAAGACGACAAGGGTCCGGAAGGCGCGATCATCGTCCGCCCGCACGCCGATCATCTCGAACTCTGGAGCATTTCCGTCGCGACGCGCGCGCAGGGCAAGGGGCTCGGCAACCGGCTGCTTGCGGCGGCCGAGAAGCGCGCGAAGGATCTCGGCTATCGCACCGTGCGATTGCTGACGGGCGAGAAGCTCGAAAGCAATGTCGCGTGGTACAAGCGACAGGGCTATTGCGTCGATCGCATCGAACAGATGCCGGACCGGCGCGCGGTTCACTTCTCAAAATGGATCGGATGAGGGGAGCATGGCGGGACGTTTGAGGGGCAAGGTCGCGCTGGTGACTGCGGCCGGCGCGGGCATCGGGCGGGCGATCGCGGAAGCGTTCGTGCGCGAGGCCGCGACCGTCTACGCCACCGATCTCGACAAGAAGAAACTCGAAGGCATTCCGAAAGCGAAGAAGCACGCGCTCGATGTGCGCTCCGATGAGGCGGTCGCCGCTTTCGCCAAGATCAGCGGCCCGGTCGACATCATCGTGAACTGCGCCGGATATGTGCATCACAACACGGTGCTCGACTGCACCGACGCCGATTGGGACTTCGCCTTCGATCTCAATGTGAGATCGATGCATCGCACGATCAAAACCTATTTGCCTGCCATGCTGCGGCAGCGCTCGGGCTCGATCGTCAATATCGCGTCGGGCGCGTCATCCGTGCGCGGCATTCCGAACCGCTATATCTATGGCACGACGAAGGCCGCGGTGATCGGGCTGACTAAATCGGTCGCCGCCGATTTCATCAAGCAGGGCGTGCGCGTGAATGCGATCTGCCCGGGCACGATCCAGTCGCCCTCGCTCGATGATCGCATCGAGGGGCAGGCCAAGGCGGCGGGCAAATCCTTGAAGGAAATCCGTCAGGCCTTCATCGATCGGCAGCCGATGGGCCGTCTTGGCACCGCTGAAGAAGTGGCGAATCTCGCGCTTTATCTCGCGTCCGATGAAGCGAGCTATACCACCGGCCAGATCCATCTCGTCG carries:
- a CDS encoding DoxX family protein, encoding MPPILVKLLDSTAFGILARTALTFIFWASGIAKLTDFAGAEAEMAHFGLNPPAAFAIATIATQLLGAALIIFNRFAWLGCGMLATFTVLTIPIAHRFWEMQEPMKTLEFFFVMEHLTVIGALAVMAIHSRRPTFLAARA
- a CDS encoding SDR family oxidoreductase is translated as MAGRLRGKVALVTAAGAGIGRAIAEAFVREAATVYATDLDKKKLEGIPKAKKHALDVRSDEAVAAFAKISGPVDIIVNCAGYVHHNTVLDCTDADWDFAFDLNVRSMHRTIKTYLPAMLRQRSGSIVNIASGASSVRGIPNRYIYGTTKAAVIGLTKSVAADFIKQGVRVNAICPGTIQSPSLDDRIEGQAKAAGKSLKEIRQAFIDRQPMGRLGTAEEVANLALYLASDEASYTTGQIHLVDGGFAL
- a CDS encoding isocitrate lyase/PEP mutase family protein, which produces MVFSPQVEAFRELHRAGCFVMPNPWDIGTARYLRAQGFKALATTSAGFAFTLGRADQDVGAELMLPHIGEIVRAASDLPVNADFENGYADAPEGVAENVRRCVATGVAGLSIEDATGRSDQPLYDLSLAVERVQAAREAIDQTKSGVMLTARAECFLTGHETPLKESVRRIAAYADAGADVLYAPGPKTIADMKEIVAAAKGRPVNILVHGDFGLSVDEIAAAGARRISIGGALARAAWAAFMTATATIAKEGRFTGFANNGGSAPLTAFLRADFRERGGA
- a CDS encoding IlvD/Edd family dehydratase, producing MTEKKKRRIKPSQLRSKAWFDNPDNADMTALYIERTMNFGLSREELQSGRPIIGIAQTGSDIAPCNRHHIELASRVRDGIREAGGVPFEFPIHPIQETCKRPTASLDRNLQYLSLVEILYGYPIDGVVLTTGCDKTTPAQIMAAATVNIPAIALSGGPMLNGDFRGERTGSGTIVWKARQMMAAGEIDYKGFVDLVASSAPSAGHCNTMGTASTMNSLAEALGMTLPGCAAIPAPYRDRYEISYLTGKRIVDMVWEDLKPSDILTRDAFENAIAVNSAIGGSTNAPIHLNAIARHIGVELNNDDWEKIGYDLPLLVNLQPAGEYLGEDYYRAGGVPAVVNELIKAGKINDRAVTVNGKTLHENCKGWESINEKVILPFKKPMKTKAGFLNLKGNLFDSAIMKTSVITEEFRKRYLENPKDPMAFEGKAIVFDGPEDYHHRIDDPELKIDAHTVLFIRGVGPIGYPGAAEVVNMRPPAYLIKKGVTALPCIGDGRQSGTSGSPSILNASPEAATGGGLALLKTGDKVRIDLKKRTADILISNEELEKRRAEFKKNGYKYPASQTPWQEIQRGMVDELSNGMVLKPAVKYQRIAQKPGAKGARVGVPRDNH
- a CDS encoding MFS transporter, with the protein product MNYSPPHSPLAQTESTYAWMRLGAALLVGTIACVGNWSIVVALPTVQQEFGVARAGATLPYTFVMIGFGLGGVAMGRIADRFNTMLPILIGAVSLCLGYVAAGASQNLWQFTAAHALLGLGASAGFAPLMADVSHWFTRRRGLAVVIAACGSYLAGAIWPLIIQHFIDTQGWRWTHVALGLFAAATLAPLSLMFRPAAPHHTDAPSGAPAAMRGDLKLSPNALMALLVVAGFSCCVAMSMPQVHIVAYCGDLGYGVARGAEMLSLMLGLGIVSRVASGVVSDRIGGVRTLLIGSVMQGVALALYLFFNGLTSLYAISAIFGLFQGGIVPMYAVIIREYLPPREAGVRIGFVMMATIFGMAFGGYLSGLIFDLTSSYRMAFLNGLAWNMLNLALAAFLMLRPKMTASA
- a CDS encoding L,D-transpeptidase; translated protein: MHIFHRAMARRAALVISLLALALGFTAARAHAREFVAAPELAAYPAGSIVIRTGERRLYYVTGRGEAIRYPVAVGAAGRQWQGVKYVEELAVEPAWAPPEALLRAKPNTPHYIPPGPRNPMGARVIGLGPGGEYAIHGTNDPSSIGRFVSFGCIRMFNEDVIDLYARVRMGTQVVVTR
- a CDS encoding GNAT family N-acetyltransferase; the encoded protein is MHQCEVWLAEDDKGPEGAIIVRPHADHLELWSISVATRAQGKGLGNRLLAAAEKRAKDLGYRTVRLLTGEKLESNVAWYKRQGYCVDRIEQMPDRRAVHFSKWIG